TAGGATAATTTCGGTAACATCTTCTACAACACCCGAAATTACGGAGAACTCATGTTCAACTTTATCAATCCTTACGGATGTAATGGCATGGCCTTCCAATGAAGAAAGCAATACCCTTCTAAGTGCATTCCCAACAGTTAATCCATAACCAGGCTCCAAAGGACGAAATTCGAACTTTCCTTCGAAGTCTGAGGAATCGATCATTATTACTTTATCGGGTTTCTGAAAATTAAATAATGCCATAATTGGATCAGTGTTGTTTTTATTTAGAGTAAAGCTCGACGATTAATTGTTCTTTGATGTTTTCCGGAATTTGTAATCTTTCTGGAACGGAAACAAAAGTTCCTTCCTTCTTCTCACTGTTCCAGGTAATCCATTCATAAACACTGCTACTTGCTGCAAGAGAATCTTGAATGCTCTGTAATGATTTGGATTTTTCCCTAACACCAACAACATCCCCAGCCTTTAAAGAGTAGGAGGGAATATTTACAATCTCGCCATTTACCGTTATATGTCTGTGAGAAACCAATTGCCTGGCTCCACTTCGCGATGGGGAAATACCCATTCTATACACTACGTTGTCTAAGCGACTTTCGCACAATTGTAAAAGAATTTCACCGGTAACGCCCTCTTTTCTCTTGGCGGTGGCGAAAAGGTTTCTAAACTGCTTCTCAAGTATACCGTAGGTATATTTTGCCTTTTGTTTTTCCATCAACTGAACGGAATACTCAGACTGTTTTCCTCTACGTCTGTTATTTCCGTGTTGTCCTGGAGGGTAATTTTTCTTTTCAAAGGATTTGTCGTCCCCGAATATCGCCTCACCAAATTTACGGGCGATTTTTGATTTAGGTCCTGTGTATCTTGCCATTTTCTAATATTATGAAGGTGAGATTATGAATTAAGGCTTATCCTTCGATAATCGTAACTACACCTTCGGTGAAATTTATTTATACTTGATTAAACTCTTCTTCTTTTTGGAGGTCTACATCCATTATGTGGCATTGGGGTCACATCGATGATTTCAGTAACCTCAATTCCTGCGTTGTGTATGGAACGGATAGCTGATTCCCTTCCGTTTCCAGGGCCCTTAACATAAACCTTCACTTTACGCAAACCTGCCTCATGGGCAACCTTTGCACAATCTTCCGCTGCTACCTGAGCCGCATAAGGAGTATTCTTTTTGGAACCTCTAAAACCTAATTTACCTGCCGATGACCAAGAAATAACATCACCCTTCTTGTTAGTCAAAGAAATAATGATATTATTGAAAGAAGCACTTACATGAGCCTCTCCTACTGAATCAACAATAACTTTACGCTTTTTGGTTACCTTAGTATTTGCCTTTGCCATAACTATCTATTATTTGGTAGCTTTCTTCTTGTTAGCAACTGTTTTTCTCTTTCCTTTTCTAGTTCTAGAGTTATTCTTTGTACGTTGACCCCTTAATGGCAAGCCAGATCTATGACGTATACCTCTATAACATCCAATATCCATTAATCGCTTAATGTTCAATTGGGTCTCAGAACGCAATTCACCTTCAATCGTGTAGGATGAGACAGCTTCCCTAATACGACCTATTTCATCATCGTTCCATTCAGAAACCTTAGTATCCTCACTGACTTGGGCTTTTGCCAAAATTTCCTTAGCCCTGCTCTTCCCTATTCCAAAAATATAGGTCAAGGCTATTACGCCCCTTTTTTGTTTTGGTATATCAATACCCGCGATTCTTGCCATAATTACCCTTGTCTTTGTTTAAATCTAGGATTCTTTTTGTTGATTACGTACAATCTGCCTTTTCTGCGAACAATCTTGCAGTCGGCACTTCTCTTCTTTATTGATGCTCTTACTTTCATCTTACTTTGCTTTCTTAGTATCTATAAGTAATTCTTGCTTTCGTAAGGTCATATGGACTCATTTCCAATTTAACCTTGTCTCCAGGTAACAACTTAATATAATGCATGCGCATCTTACCTGAAATATGCGCTGTAACTACATGTCCATTTTCCAATTCAACTCGAAACATTGCATTTGACAATGCTTCAATAATGGATCCATCTTGTTCTATCGCTGCTTGTTTAGCCATAAATTATGCTACTTTTCTATTTTTTCCGGTTTTCATTAATCCGTCATAATGCCTATTCAATAGGTAAGAATTTACCTGTTGTACAGTATCGATTGCCACCCCAACCATAATCAAAAGGGAAGTACCTCCATAAAAAAGTGCCCATCCAGCCTGTACATCCAACAATTTTACCACTATTGCCGGTAAAACGGCCAGCAAAGCTAAAAATATAGATCCAGGTAGCGTAATTAATGACATAATTTTATCCAAATAATCTCCAGTTTCTTTTCCAGGCCTTATTCCAGGGATAAAACCGCCACTACGTTTTAAATCATCTGCCATTTTATTGGTAGGAACCGTAATCGCCGTATAGAAGTAGGTAAAAATGATAATTAGAAAGGCAAACAATAAGTTATAGGCCCATCCAAAAATATCACTAAACTGAACTTGCATCCACTGACCAAATGACGTATCATCAAAAGCTCCACCTATCATTCCAGGAACAAACATAATTGCCTGTGCAAAAATGATGGGCATTACACCAGAGGCATTCAATTTCAATGGAATATACTGTCGTGATCCCATGATATTCTTTTCATATCCACCAGATGCCGTTCTCCTAGCATACTGCACCGGTATTTGACGAGTTGCCATAACTAAAAGCACACTGGCCAAAATCACCAAGAACCATACAATTACCTCAATAAGAATAAACATTAAACCACCATTATTATTGGTAGTTCTTGAAACAAATTCTTGAACAAAAGATTGGGGCATTGTTGCTATGATACCGATCATAATCAATAAAGAAATACCGTTACCAATACCTTTATCCGTAATTTTTTCACCCAACCACATGGCAAATACACAACCAGAAACCAAGATAATCACAGCAGGAACCATAAAATCCAATCCCTTACCCAGTACAAAGGCACTATCTGGAACACCAAACGCACCAAGACCGTACAAATAAGCAGGTGCTTGAACTATACAGATACCTATTGTTAACCACCGGGTAATTTGATTGATAGTTTTCCTACCGCTTTCCCCTTCTTTCTGCAATTTCTGAAGGTAAGGAATTGCAATACCCATCAATTGCACTACAATAGAAGCGGATATATACGGCATAATACCCAAGGCAAAAATCGAAGCATTGGCAAACGCCCCTCCAGTAAAAGCATTGAGAAGACCAAATATTCCTTGGTCAGTACCATCGGCCAAACCTCCTAATTGAGTAGAATCTATACCTGGAAGAACGATTTGGCAACCAAATCTATATACCAAAAGAAGCCCAAGGGTAAGTATTATTCTATTCCTTAGTTCCTCTATCTTCCAAATATTGGATATTGTTTCAATGAATTTTTTCATGTTCCCGCTAATACTTATAAACTTATTGCTTCACCACCCGCAGCTTCAATCGCAGCCTTTGCAGAAGCAGTAAATTTATGTACAGATACTTTAAGAGCGGCCTTTAAATCTCCATCTCCTAAAATCTTAACCAAATCGTTTTTTCCCACTAAACCATGCTCTACCAAAGTTTCAAAGGAAACTGTATCCTTGATTACTTTAGAATCAACAAGCTCTTGTAATTTTCCAAGGTTTATTCCCTTGTAATCTTTACGGTTGATATTCGTAAAACCGAATTTGGGAACTCGTCTTTGTAAAGGCATTTGACCACCTTCAAATCCTATTTTCTTGGAGTAACCAGATCTAGATTTAGCACCTTTATGCCCCCTTGCGGCAGTACCACCCTTACCAGAGCCCTGTCCTCTACCTAAACGTTTACCATCTCTATTTACGGAACCTTCTGCAGGTTTTAGATTACTTAAGTTCATTAGATCTATATTTATGCTTCTTCGGTAGAAACTAAATGTTTAACTTTATTTATCATGCCAAGAATATTAGGTGTTGCATCATGTTCAACAACCTGACCTATTCCTTTTAGTCCAAGAGCTTCCAAAGTCCTCTTTTGATTCTGAGGTTTCTTTATACCACTCTTAACTTGTTTTACTTTTATCTTTGCCATTATATGTAGTAATTCGTATCCAGTTTTAAGTAATTAGTCTATGCAACGCCAAAAATAGGCTTATTAACTTTTTACTCTCTACTTTTTACCATGGTTATTTATCCTTTAAAAACCTTCTCCAAGGAAATCCCTCTTTGTTGCGAAATAGTCTTGGCATCCCTTAGTTGTAATAAGGCATCAAATGTAGCTTTTACAACATTGTGAGGATTGGAAGACCCTTGAGATTTTGATAGTACATCATGCACACCAACTGACTCCAATACCGCTCTAACGGCACCACCGGCAATAACTCCCGTACCATGGGAAGCCGGTTGAATATAAACACGTGCTCCACCATATTTTCCTTTTTGTTCATGAGGTAGCGTACCTTTATTCAAAGGAATACGAATCAAGTTCTTTTTACCATCCTCAATGGCCTTTGCGATTGCAGTGGCAACCTCTTTAGATTTTCCAAGACCGTGTCCTACAACACCATTCTCATCACCAACAACTACAATAGCGGAAAAACCAAATGCCCTACCACCTTTTGTTACTTTGGTCACACGTTGTACTCCAACCAACCTATCTTTTAAATCTAAACCTCCTGGTTTAATTGTTTCTACATTTTTGTATTTCTGGAACATACCTTTAATTTAGAATTTTAATCCTGCTTCCCTTGCACCTTCTGCCAAAGACTTCACACGTCCGTGATAAAGGTTACCACCTCTGTCAAATGCTACCTTTTCTATTCCAGCTGCCTTTGATTTTTCTGCGATAGCCTTACCTACTAGGGCGGCAATTTCTGTTTTATTACCCTTAACGGCAGCTATATCCTTATCCCTGGAAGAAGCAGCAGCTAAAGTAACTCCTTTTACATCGTCTATCAATTGCGCATAGATTTCACTATTACTTCTAAAAACGGACAATCTTGGCCTTTCAGCGGTTCCATTGGAAACCTTACGGATTCTCCTTCGAATTCTATACTTTCTTTGTGTTTTTGATAATCCCATAATACTATTATTAAGCCGATTTACCTGCTTTTCTTCTTAACTGTTCACCCACAAATTTGACTCCTTTTCCTTTGTAAGGTTCTGGCTTACGGAAGGATCTAATCTTTGCCGCAATATGCCCAACCAACTGTTTGTCATGAGAAGTCAGCTTAACTATAGGGTTTTTACCTTTTTCAGAAATCGTTTCTACCTTAACCTCTGGAGCTAGATCAAAAACGATATTGTGTGAAAAACCTAATGCCAAATCCAATTTTTGGCCTTGGTTACTTGCACGATAACCTACACCTACCAACTCCAACTCTTTGGTCCATCCTTGCGATACACCTTTAACCATATTCAATATCAAAGCTCGGTATAGACCGTGTTTTGCCTTATGCTCCTTAGAATCAGATGGTCTTGTTACCCAAGCTTGCCCGTCTTCTATTTTAACTTCAACACCAGAGAAATCTTGAGTCAATTCTCCCAACTTACCTTTAACGGTAATTTCGTTGTCTTTGACCTCAATTGTAACTCCTTCTGGAATCGCTATCGGATTATTTCCTATTCTAGACATCTTCTAACTCTTTAATTCTATTAATATACGTAGCATAAAACCTCACCACCAACATTCTCCGCCTTGGCTTGCTTACTTGTCATAACACCATGGGATGTTGAAACAATTGCAATACCCAATCCGTTAAGGACCCTAGGCAAATTATCGTTAGAGGAATACTTTCTTAAACCAGGCTTACTGATACGTTGTATCTTCTTAATTACAGGTTCCTTTGTCACCTTATCATATTTCAAGGCTATTTTGATATTACCCTGAACCTTATCATCCTCAAACTTGTAACTTAAAATATATCCCTGATCGAATAATATTTTAGTTATTTCCTTTTTCAAATTAGACGCAGGGATTTCCACAACTCTGTGTCCTGCCCTACTCGCGTTTCTAACTCTTGTTAGATAATCTGCTATAGTATCTGTTACCATTTATATATAATTCGGTGACGGTTTTTAGCATTTTGCTAAACCTGAAACCAGTTATTAATTTAATATTACCAGCTGGCCTTTTTAACCCCTGGTATCAAGCCTTGGTTTGCCATTTCCCTGAACATAACCCTAGAAATTCCAAAAGTCCTCATGTAGCCCTTTGGTCTTCCTGTTAGCTTACATCTATTGTGCATACGCACTGGAGAGGCATTTTTAGGCAATTTCTGTAACGCTTCATAGTCGCCTGCCTCTTTTAGGGCCTTGCGCTTTTCTGCATATTTAGCTACAGTTCTTGCCCTTTTTCTCTCACGGGCTTTCATTGATTCTTTAGCCATTCTAGTTCTTTTTAAAAGGTAATCCCAATTCTGTTAATAATGATTTTGCTTCCTTGTCCGTTTCGGCAGAGGTTACAAAAGTTACATCCATCCCGTTTATTCTATTGATTTTGTCGATATTTATCTCGGGAAAGATAATTTGTTCGGTAATTCCAAGGTTATAGTTTCCACGACCATCAAAACCAGTAGCTTTAATTCCCTGAAAATCCCTAACCCTAGGTAAAGCTGAAGTAACCAACCTATCCAAAAATTCATACATACGATCTCCTCGTAATGTAACTTTTGCACCAATTGGCATACCTTTTCTTAACTTAAAGGCGGCAACGTCTTTCTTGGACATTGTAGCAACAGCTTTTTGACCAGTTATCATTGTCATTTCATCGACCGCATGGTCAATAAGTTTCTTATCGGCTACGGCAGCTCCAACACCTCTACTAACCACGATTTTTTTCAACTTTGGAACCTGCATTACATTTTTGTAACCGAATTCCTCAGTTAAGGCCGCAACTATACGATCCTTATATTCTTTCTTTAATCTTGCAACGTAAGCCATAACTAAATTACTTCATTTGATTTCTTGGAAACCCTAACTTTCTTTCCATCTCTCAATTCATAACCAACCCTTGTAGTCTCACCGGACTTTGAGTCGATCAAGGATAGATTTGAAATATGAATCAAAGCTTCCTTCTTAACGATACCACCTTGAGGATTTTTAGCACTGGGCTTCTCATGCTTGGAAACCATATTCACACCCTCAACAATAGCCTTATTCTTTTCAAAATTTACGGACATGACCTTGCCTTCTGATCCTTTATGGTCACCAGCAACAACTCTCACCGTATCTCCTGTTTTTATCTTTAACTTTTTCATCTTGATAATCAAATTATAGTACCTCTGGGGCCAATGAAACAATTTTCATGAACTGCTTGTCCCTTAGTTCTCTCGCCACAGGGCCAAAAACACGGGTTCCGCGCATTTCACCGGCAGGGTTCAATAAAACACAGGCGTTATCATCGAAACGGATATAGGACCCATCAGGTCTTCTTACCTCTTTCTTTGTTCTAACAACCACTGCAGTAGAAACCGCACCTTTCTTAATACCCCCATTTGGAGTAGCCTCCTTTACGGTAACTACGATTTTATCACCAATAGAAGCATATCTTCTTTTTGTACCGCCAAGAACTCGGATAGTTAAAACTTCCTTTGCTCCGGTATTATCCGCGACCTTTAATCTAGATTCTTGCTGTAACATAACTTATTTGGCTCTTTCTAAGATTTCTACTAACCTCCAACACTTGGTCTTGCTCATAGGACGGGTTTCCATAATCTTTACGGTATCCCCTATATTACAATCGTTCTTTTCGTCATGGGCGACATATTTTTTTGTCTTCAAAACGAACTTACCGTACATAGGGTGTTTTACTCTCTTCACCTCGGAAACAACAATGGATTTTTCCATTTTGTCACTGGTTACCACCCCAATTCTTTCTTTTCTTAAGTTTCTTTTTTCCATAAAGCAGAACCAATTATTGGTTTTCCCTTTTAGTTAATTCAGTAGCCAATCTTGCAACCGTTCTTCTTACCTTTCTAATTTGAAGAGGGTTCTCCAATGGAGTTACAAAATGAGCCATTTTTAAATCTGCATGTTGCTTCTTATACTCTGCAAGTTTTTCCGTAAGTCCTTCAACAGACAATTCCTTTATTTCTTGATTTTTCATGATTTCCTACGATTAATTGTCAACTGTATAATCTCTTGCAACAATAAATTTTGTTCTAACCGGAAGTTTTTGCGCAGCAAGCCTCAATGCCTCCTTTGCTATGTCTATAGACACCCCAGCTATTTCAAACATTACCCTTCCAGGTTTAACAACGGCAACAAAATATTCCGGAGCACCTTTTCCTTTACCCATACGAACCTCCAAAGGTTTTTTGGTGATAGGCTTGTCCGGGAATATCTTAATCCATAATTGACCTTCCCTTTTCATATATCTTGTAGCGGCAATACGAGCTGCTTCAATTTGACGGGAAGTCAAAAAAGAAGAGTCCATAGATTTTATTCCGAACATACCATTAGAAAGTTGATGCCCTCTACCGGCATTGCCCTTCATACGGCCTTTCTGCATTTTTCGGAACTTCGTTCTTTTTGGTTGTAACATGTCTCTCTACTTCTTTAATTATTACTTTCTACGTCGAGGTTTTCTTCCTCCTTCTTGCTTTCCACCTTTTGAAGGCTGCCCTTTTTGCATACCTACCAATGGGGAAAGTTCTCTCTTTCCGTAAACCTCACCCTTCATGATCCAAACCTTAATACCTAATTTTCCATAGGTGGTTTGAGCCTCATGCAATGCATAATCGATATCAGCCCTAAAAGTAGATAATGGGATTCTACCTTCCTTATAAGATTCTGAACGTGCCATCTCCGCTCCGTTCAACCTTCCTGAAATCTGAACCTTGATACCTTCAGCGTTCATTCTCATAGCAGCAGCAATCGCCATTTTAATAGCTCTTCTAAAAGAGATTCGGCTTTCAATTTGACGTGCAATACTAGCAGCCACTAGATTGGCATCCAATTCAGGTCTTTTAATTTCGTAGATGTTGATCTGAACCTCCTTGTTGGTAATCTTTTTAAGCTCTTCCTTCAATTTATCTACCTCTTGCCCTCCTTTACCAATTATAATACCTGGCCTTGCAGTCGTTACAGTAACCGTTATCAACTTAAGCGTTCTTTCTATGATAACTCTTGAAACGCTTGCTTTGGACAACCTAGCATGGATATATTTTCTTATTTTATCGTCCTCGGCCAATTTATCTCCATAATCATTTCCACCATACCAGTTAGATTCCCATCCCCTGATAATTCCTAGACGATTTCCTATTGGATTTGTTTTCTGTCCCATTCTAGCTTTCTGTATTATTGTTAGACCCCAAAACCAAGGTTACATGGTTTGAACGTTTTCTTATCCTATGTGCCCTTCCCTGAGGAGCAGGACGCAATCTTTTTAGCATTGTCCCACTATCCACACGGATCTCCGAAACTACCAAATCAGCATCTTCCAAACTGGCATCTTCATTCTTTGCCTGCCAATTTGCCAAAGCGGAAAGCAATAATTTCTCCAACTTTCTAGAAGCTTCTTTAGGGTTGAATCTCAATATAGCAAGAGCTTTTTCAACCTTCTCCCCACGTACCAAATCAGCCACAAGCCTCATTTTCCTTGGTGAAGTAGGACAATTGTTCAATTTAGCAAAAGCTACTTTTTGCTTTTCAGCCTTTATTCTTTCGGCCATTTGTTTTTTACGAACTCCCATAGCTTACTTCTTTCCTTTATTCTTTGCACCCGCATGACCCCTAAAAGATCTTGTTGGTGAAAATTCCCCTAATTTATGCCCAACCATGTTTTCTGTTACAAAAACAGGTACAAATTGTTTTCCATTGTGAACAGCAATCGTTAATCCAACAAAATCAGGAGTAATCATTGATGCCCTTGACCATGTCTTAATAACCGATTTCTTGCCAGAAGAAACATTATCCTGAATCTTCTTCTCTAAACTGTAATGAACGTAAGGTCCTTTTTTTAGTGAACGTGCCATTTCTTTCTACTTTTTATTTCTTTCTACGTTCTATTATATACTTATTGGTACTCTTGGTCTTGGAACGAGTTCTATAACCTTTGGCCGGAACACCGTTTCTAGATCTAGGATGACCTCCGGATGCCCTACCTTCACCACCACCCATTGGGTGATCTACTGGGTTCATGGCTACCGGTCTGGTTCTTGGTCTTCTACCCAACCATCTACTTCTACCTGCCTTACCGGAAACCAACAATTGGTGATCTGAATTAGAAACAGCACCTATGGTCGCCATACAAGCCGATAAGATTAATCTAGTTTCACCAGACGGCATCTTTACAGTAACAAACTTTCCATCCTTTGCCATCAACTGGGCAAAAGTACCTGCACTTCTAGCCATTACCGCACCCTGACCAGGACGTAACTCAATACACGAAATGATAGTACCTAATGGAATTTCACTTAGAGGCATCGCATTTCCAATTTCTGGAGCTGAACCAGTTCCAGCAGAAACTTGCTGGTCTACCTTCAGGCCATTTTGGGCAACGATATATCTTTTTTCCCCATCATTATATTCCAACAGAGCTATAAAAGCTGTTCTGTTTGGATCGTATTCAATCGACTTAACCGTAGCAGCAACATCCTGCTTATCTCTTTTAAAATCGATTACACGGTACCTTCTCTTATGACCACCACCTTTTTGGCGTATAGTCATCTTTCCTTGACTGTTTCTACCTCCAGACTTTTTTAACGGAGCAAGCAAGCTTTTCTCCGGCTTATCAGCAGTAATGGCGTCAAACCCGTTTACTACTCTAAAACGCTGTCCTGGAGTTATTGGTTTTAATTTTCTAACTGACATTTCTTGTCTTTATAGATTACTGTAAAAATCAATTATATCACCCTCTACCACATCAACAATCGCCTTTTTTGTAGCGTTTGTTTTTCCATGCTGTACACCAGTTTTTGTAAATCTGGTTTTTCTCGTAGGCCCATAATTCATCGTTCTAACTTTCTTGACCGAAACACCATAAGCAGCTTCAACAGCATCCTTAATCTGAATCTTGTTGGCCTTCGGATCTACTAGGAAACCATAACGGTTGTTCAACTCGCTATCCGCAGTCATTTTTTCCGTTATAATCGGTTTTATCAACACACCCATGATACTACTTATTATTTAAATTTGATTCGATTCCTTCTAGAGCGCCCTCCAACAATACTACATTTGATGCATTTAGTATTTTGTAAGTGCTTAATTCTGAGTTTGTTACAACATCAGAACCCTTAAAATTACGAGAAGACAAATATACGCCTTTATTTGAATCGCCCAACACTATTAAGGACTTTTTGTTTTCCAATCCCAATGACTTTAAAACATTTACAAAATCCTTGGTCTTTGGAGTGTCAAAATCAAAGTCTTCAACCACTACAATAGCGTTGTCTTTCGACTTGATGCTCAATGCCGATTTTCTGGCCAAACGCTTTAGGTTTTTATTCAATTTTTGGGTATAATCCTTAGGCCTTGGCCCAAATATTCTACCACCTCCCCTAAAAATGGGAGATTTAATGCTACCGGCCCTTGCGGTACCAGTTCCCTTTTGCTTTTTTATCTTCCTAGTACTACCAGCTATTTCACCACGCTCTTTAGCTTTATGTGTACCTTGTCTTTGATGGGCCAAATATTGCTTAACATCCAGATATACTGCATGCTCATTAGGCTCTATTGCAAATACGTTATCAGAAAGCTCAGCTTTTCTTCCCGTATCTTTTCCATTTATATCTAATACTGCTACCTTCATTACTGCCATCTTTGAATAGTTACATACCCATTTTTATGACCAGGGACACATCCTTTTAGAACTAAAAGGTTCTTCTCCGGAACTACTTTCAAAACCCTAAGGTTCTGTACGGTTACTTTTTCACCACCCATTCTACCGGCCATTTTCATTCCTTTGAAAACCCTAGCAGGATAGGAGGCTGCACCAATGGAACCTGGAGCTCTTAGTCTATTGTGTTGACCGTGGGTCGATTGACCAACACCGCCAAAACCGTGTCTTTTAACAACACCCTGGAATCCTTTACCTTTAGATGTACCAATGACATCCACAAATTCTCCTTCTACAAACAAGTCAACACCAAGGGTGTCTCCTAATTTATATTCTCCTTCAAAACCTTGGAACTCAACGACTTTTTTCTTGGGAGAAGCACCTGCTTTTTTAAAGTGACCGGATTCGGCCTTGTTAGCACGTTTTTCTGCCTTGTCATCGAAACCAAGTTGAAGGGCACTATACCCGTCTACCTCTTCGGTTCTGACTTGGGTAACTACACATGGCCCTGCCTCAATAACGGTACATGGAATGTTCTTTCCATTCTCGTCAAAAATGCTGGTCATGCCTACTTTTTTTCCTATTAACCCAGACATACTTAAATTATTAATTACTAATTATTAAAAACTATTCAAAAAAATAGGGTCAAAAATAATTCAACCCTGAAATTATTTTATCTCCGTTTTTCCCTCGCCCGCAGCTCAGGACATGTTACACTGAAAATTCAGTACAGTGCTTCTTATACCTTGATCTCAACCTCAACACCACTAGGAAGCTCTAACTTCATGAGGGCATCGATAGTTTTGGAAGAGGAGCTATAAATATCCAATAGCCTCTTGTATGAACTAAGTTGAAATTGCTCTCTCGACTTCTTATTTACGTGCGGTGAACGCAACACAGTAAATATTTTCTTGTGTGTAGGCAAAGGAATTGGTCCCGTTACAACAGCACCGGTAGTCTTTACCGTTTTTACGATTTTCTCAGCAGACTTGTCCACCAAATTGTGATCGTAAGACTTAAGTTTTATTCTAATTTTCTGACTCATTTCCTTAGATTATGCTGTTATACCTTTTGCTGCTTTTATAACCTCTTCAGATATATTGGAAGGTGTTTCTGCGTAGTGTGAGAACTCCATGGTAGAAGTTGCCCTACCAGAAGAAAGTGTTCTTAATGATGTTACATAACCGAACATTTCTGATAACGGTACTGTAGCCTTAACAACTTTAGCTCCCGCACGATCTGACATATTGCTCACTTGACCTCTTCTTCTGTTCAAGTCCCCAACAATATCACCCATATTCTCTTCTGGAGTTATTACCTCTAACTTCATAATAGGCTCCATCAATACAGCTCTTGCAGCTTTGGCAGCAGCCTTATAGCCCATCTTCGCCGCCAACTCAAAAGACAATGAATCTGAATCCACGGGGTGGAATGAACCATCCTTTAGGGTAACTTTCATACTATCCATCTCGAATCCGGCCAAAGGTCCATTTTTCATGGCTTCCTTAAATCCTTTTTCAACAGCAGGAATATATTCTTTTGGAACGTTACCACCTTTTATTTCGTTCACAAATTCCAAGCCTGTCATTTCCTCGTCGGTAGCGGGCTCCATTGTGAAA
This window of the Maribacter cobaltidurans genome carries:
- the rpsJ gene encoding 30S ribosomal protein S10, producing the protein MSQKIRIKLKSYDHNLVDKSAEKIVKTVKTTGAVVTGPIPLPTHKKIFTVLRSPHVNKKSREQFQLSSYKRLLDIYSSSSKTIDALMKLELPSGVEVEIKV